The genomic window AAGATGTCCGGCCAGAAGGTCACCGGCGTTGTCACCAATAAGGGCGAGATCGCAGCGGGCGCAGTTGTGAACGCCGCCGGGCCGTGGGCGAAGCAGGTCGGCGCGTGGGCAGGCCTGGACCTGCCGCTGGAGATATCCCGCGAGCAGGAGATACTCGTCCAGCCCGCGCCGGGGACTCCGCTAATGGGAATGGCCGTCTCCAACATGGTGGACCGCTTCTACATGCGCCCCCAGAAGGGCGGGACCATCCTCGTAGGCGTCGGCCACCCCAAGGAGAACGAGCCCGCAGACCCGGACACCTACACCAAAAAGGCCACCCCCGGCTTCATAGAAGACGCCGCGGGCCGCCTTTCACATAGGCTCCCGCACATGGCGACGGCGACCGTAAAGTCCGGCTGGGCCGGGCTGTACACCATCACCCCCGACTGGAACATGATCGTGGACCGCGCCCCCGGCGTGGACGGCCTCTACCTCGCCGTCGGCGGCAGCGGCCACTCCTTCAAGCTCGGCCCTGCCATCGGCCAGTGCCTCGCCGAGACCATCGTCCACGGCAAGGCCAAAACCGTGGACATCACCGCCCTCCGCGCCACCCGCTTCGCCGAAAAGGCGGCTCTGCGCTCTACCTACGGCGGGAACCGGGGGTAGGCGGAGGGTAGTGAGTTGAGAGTTATGAGAAGTGAGTTGGTGACCAAATGACGATCCGCGCCCTCATATTTGATTTCGACGGCACCATCGTTGACACGGAAACGCCCGGGTTCCTGTCCTGGCGTGCGACGTTCCTGAAGCATGGCCTTACTCTCACAGAGAAGCAGTTCGAGGGATGGGTGGGCACCAGCGCGGACATGGCGTGGTTTAACCCCAAGAACGTCC from SAR202 cluster bacterium includes these protein-coding regions:
- a CDS encoding FAD-binding oxidoreductase, whose translation is MEYGAPANMLGGAPYSIGAINLSPEPRMRKTADVVVIGGGIIGASILYHLAELGVKRAVLVEKSALASGSTGDSAAIVRQHYSNEVSVRLVRRSVEIFQTFEERFGHKVFSNTGWLFLTPPEAESAFHDNLPRLKALGVRTWEVPVEEARKMLPGLNPEGIAHVAYEPDSGYADPHATVLGFVDKAHAMGAEVYVNTPATGLKMSGQKVTGVVTNKGEIAAGAVVNAAGPWAKQVGAWAGLDLPLEISREQEILVQPAPGTPLMGMAVSNMVDRFYMRPQKGGTILVGVGHPKENEPADPDTYTKKATPGFIEDAAGRLSHRLPHMATATVKSGWAGLYTITPDWNMIVDRAPGVDGLYLAVGGSGHSFKLGPAIGQCLAETIVHGKAKTVDITALRATRFAEKAALRSTYGGNRG